In a single window of the Elaeis guineensis isolate ETL-2024a chromosome 6, EG11, whole genome shotgun sequence genome:
- the LOC105033246 gene encoding uncharacterized protein gives MATCFDRWEKDPFFAAAEEVQEAADRMESVYRRWIYERKAASSGAGNGEDVSGELLGELHTALGTAKWQLEELDRAVRSSDEACSAGEDTRTRHSQFVAAIGNQILLVENALRELTDEAGKAMAWVQLDEGERDELALFLSCPLPELEKVVTVPSLGELKVGGNQLRMNGEAECLKNFCDSYELGKEGREEEKVQGHRRAASANADIGVWKISVSDEEAPRRSFDERPNLPPPKISSLSCLTKALESTSRMNLSKNGYRKWKGGVQHQDDEELIPLRNNRLSRGNDACYEKSKSCLSSHGDESYDKQLYGWFGALQRQFQRSQYQIQYGRPIQTILWAILVLVLLVLLALSAI, from the exons ATGGCTACGTGCTTCGATCGGTGGGAGAAGGATCCCTTCTTCGCGGCCGCAGAGGAGGTCCAGGAAGCCGCCGACAG GATGGAATCCGTGTATAGAAGATGGATTTATGAGAGGAAAGCGGCTTCTAGTGGCGCTGGAAATGGCGAAGACGTCTCCGGCGAGCTCCTCGGGGAGCTTCACACGGCCCTCGGCACTGCAAAATGGCAG CTAGAGGAGTTGGATCGGGCGGTTAGGTCGAGCGATGAGGCTTGCTCGGCCGGGGAGGACACGAGGACCCGGCATAGCCAATTTGTTGCGGCGATTGGGAATCAGATCTTGCTGGTGGAGAATGCTTTGAGGGAATTGACAGATGAGGCGGGGAAGGCTATGGCCTGGGTTCAATTGGACGAAGGAGAACGGGATGAACTCGCTCTTTTCTTGTCCTGTCCGTTGCCAGAACTAGAGAAAGTGGTGACTGTTCCATCTCTTGGTGAGCTAAAGGTAGGGGGCAATCAGCTGAGGATGAATGGAGAGGCTGAATGCCTGAAGAACTTTTGTGATTCATATGAGTTGGgtaaggaaggaagagaggaggagaaggtgCAGGGGCACCGGAGGGCAGCAAGTGCTAATGCTGATATTGGGGTATGGAAGATTTCAGTTTCTGATGAGGAAGCTCCCAGGAGATCGTTTGACGAGCGGCCCAATTTACCCCCTCCAAAGATATCCAGCTTATCTTGCTTAACAAAGGCTTTAGAATCAACATCTAGGATGAACTTGTCTAAAAATGGCTATAGGAAATGGAAAGGTGGGGTTCAACATCAAGACGATGAAGAATTGATCCCATTACGAAACAATAGATTGAGTCGG GGAAATGATGCATGCTATGAGAAAAGTAAGAGCTGCCTTAGTAGTCATGGTGATGAATCTTATGATAAACAGCTCTATGGGTGGTTTGGAGCTCTTCAAAGACAGTTTCAAAGGTCTCAGTATCAAATCCAGTATGGCCGTCCTATTCAAACTATCCTCTGGGCCATTCTCGTACTTGTATTACTTG